The segment CTGACCACGGGCATCGAGCCGGTCAAGACCGTCGCGCAGTTGCGGGCGCTGGGCTGGTCGGGTCATGATGCGCTGCGCGATGATCTGCCGGTCACCGCCTTCCGCCTGGAAGGCGAAAGCGGCCCCGAGTACTGGATGGGCCTGAAGAACTTCTACGCGATCACTCGCTACAATCGCAGCGTGATGTATGCCATGGCGGTGCATCAGCTATCGGAACAGCTGGTTCAGGCACGGGGCGTCAAATAAATGCGCGAGTTCTTCACAGCCAATAGCTTCAAACTGCTGACCTGCGTGGCCGTCGGCCTGGTGCTGGCCAGTTGCTCGTCCAGCCGGCCAACGTCGCAAAGCGGCGGCAATGTGGTGCGTTCGCAGCCGGGCCTGGACATCAATCGCGCCCACAAGGATGGCGCGCCCTGGTGGGATGTCGACGTCAACAAGATCCCCGACGCCACCCCGACCGTGCACACCGGCAACTACAAGGCCAACCCGTACACGGTGCTGGGCAAGACCTACTACCCGATGCAGGACTCGCGCAACTACCGCGCCGAGGGCACCGCGTCGTGGTACGGCACCAAGTTCCACGGCCAGAACACCGCCAACGGCGAGCTCTACGACCTGTACGGCATGAGCGCGGCGCACAAGACCCTGCCGCTGCCGGCCTACGTGCGGGTGACCAACCTTGCCAACGGGCGCAGCGTGATCCTGCGGGTCAACGACCGTGGCCCGTTCTATTCCGACCGCATCATCGACCTGTCGTACGCCGCGGCGAAAAAGCTCGGTTACGCCGAGATCGGTACCGCCCATGTACGCGTCGAGGGCATCGACCCGCAGCAGTGGTGGGCCGACCGTGGCCAGCAGCAGCCGCTGATGCTCAAGGAGCCGCAGGTGGCCCAGGCCCAGCCGGTTGCCGCCAGCACTGGTCGGGTCGAGCAATGGACCCCGCCGGCCCAGCAGCACGCAGCGCC is part of the Pseudomonas fakonensis genome and harbors:
- a CDS encoding septal ring lytic transglycosylase RlpA family protein, encoding MREFFTANSFKLLTCVAVGLVLASCSSSRPTSQSGGNVVRSQPGLDINRAHKDGAPWWDVDVNKIPDATPTVHTGNYKANPYTVLGKTYYPMQDSRNYRAEGTASWYGTKFHGQNTANGELYDLYGMSAAHKTLPLPAYVRVTNLANGRSVILRVNDRGPFYSDRIIDLSYAAAKKLGYAEIGTAHVRVEGIDPQQWWADRGQQQPLMLKEPQVAQAQPVAASTGRVEQWTPPAQQHAAPVVPVQVSGNNVPASAGGSFLQVGAFANPDAAELLRSKLSTMVSAPVFISSIVRNQQTLHRVRLGPINSQGEIQQAQDSIRLANLGQAKVVTD